Below is a window of Arabidopsis thaliana chromosome 2, partial sequence DNA.
ACTCATTTTGGGTTTCTGCAATGTTTTAATGTTGATCTGCAGGAGGACTAGTGGACCTATGAGACGAGCAAAAGGTGGTTGGACTCCAGAGGAGGTTAGTGGTtgcttttgtttcattattttgttggtGTCTGGAGCAACCTCATTCGACTATGTATCTTGTATGTATAAGGATTACTGTTCACTTGAATGAAAGAGGAGGCTAGCATTATTGTGGTCTGTAATTGGTTTCTATCACTATTCAGGATGAGACACTTAGACGAGCAGTTGAAAAGTATAAGGGGAAGAGGTGGAAGAAAATAGgtaaatttcttttcttgaatctGTTTCCTGAAAAAGTAGTATTGCAATACATTAGAATGAGATTATAGGTCTTCTAATCACACTCTTGTATGTATACTTGAatgtataatttatacatttttaaaactgaaCTCGTATCTTAAATCTGCTGagaattttgtgaatttttctCATTCAGTAAACATGATCTCTGCTGTGCACTGTGCAAGAGAAccatgatttcttttttgtctcttaaatGTTAAAGTAGCTGGTTTCGGTCAATGttctgtttgtttgatttttttgtatttcatcTTACAGCGGAATTTTTCCCAGAGAGAACACAAGTCCAATGCTTGCACAGGTGGCAGAAAGTTCTTAATCCAGAGCTTGTTAAAGGACCTTGGACTCAAGAGGTTCTCTTATCATTTTCATGttctgaaactttttttggttttcattttaCGTAAATATTTGGTAGCTCTAAAATTCTCTTCAACAAGTTTACAGTGGCTCCATCGTTGAATCCATCTGTGTACATATGATCCGTTGTCTGTGTATATTAATATGGGAAAAATGTCGAAAAAATCATGAACTTGCAATTTTTGGACGATTTAATCTTGAACTTCAAGGAAGACTAATAAATCGTAAAGTTATTGTTAACTTTCTATATAAATGACGAAGTTTCTGTTGACTTGTCTATTTAGTCACGTCGTTAAATAGGTTTAATAGAATCGATTACGACGTTAATACTCCCGTTTAGCTGCTCTGTTAGaataaaacgacgtcgtttcttTCTCAGACAAAGCGAGATAAAACAACGTCGTTTTATCTGTTACCCAATTTTAATCCCTAAAATCCCTAAATCAAATCgacatctctctttcttctcttctcaaactCGACATCTCTCTTATCAATTTCTCTGTTCGATCGAAATGGCTAAAACTCGTGGGggggaagagaagagatccGGTTCGTCGATCACGGAGACTGAGTCAAGCATCCGCCGAATCAAATCCTACTGAAGCTGAACCAATTTTAATTCCTTCTGTCGACGAGGCTAAtcgaaagaaaagaaaaaggaagaaggtAGTTGAAGTAGATATTGAGGAAGATCGTGAGCCTGTGAGTGGCGATGATTGTGAGGTTGTTGGTGACGAAGATTGCGAAGAGGTTTGCTATGCAGACAAGAGAATCGGGAATAACGAAGAACATGGTGGAGAGGAACAATGGGACATTGACATTGTTTCTGTTCAGCAAGAAGACGATAGAAGTGCTGTCGGGGAAGAAGGAAACGTTGCAGCTGGGgttgaggaagaaggaaacgaTGGAGGTGGtgttggggaagaagaaaacaatggagTTGGggtcgaggaagaagaaatcaatgaaGTTGGAGCTGTAGGTGTGGAAGAAGCACACGTTGGacaagatgttgaagaagaagacgacgatggAGGTCTAggtgtggaagaagaagattgtgaagATTTTGAAGCAGAATTTGGAGCACAGGCGagagaggaggaagacgaAAGCGATGGTGACAGTGGTGACGATATCTGGGATGACGAGAAGATTCCAGAACCAGTGTACcatagtgatgatgaagaagttcATGACGCCAGAATTTGACGATCCTGAAAAGCTTTTGAGGTTGGGGAAAACATTCAATAACCCAGAAGATTTCAAAATAGCTATTTTGAGGTACTCTCTTAAGACTAGGTATGATATTAAGCTATATAGATCACAAAGCTTGAGAGTTGGAGCAAAGTGCACAAATACTGATGTTAAGTGTCAATGGAGATGCTATTGCTCCtatgataaaaagaaacagaaaatgcAAGTGAAGATATTCGTAGATGAACATTCATGTGTTAGGTCGGGTTACTCAAAAATGTTGAAGCAAGGAACAATAGCTTGGTTGTATAGAGATAGACTGATAAAGAATCcgaaaataaccaaaaaggCGATGGTGGATGAGATCCAAAGAGAGTATAAACTCACTGTAACAGAGGATCAATGTTCCAAGGCGAAGACAATAGtaatgagagaaagaaaagcaacTCATCAGGAGCACTTTTCACGTATTTGGGATTACCAAGCTGAGATCTTCCGCACTAATCCGGGAACAAAGTTTGAGATCGAGACTATCCCGGGGCCAACCATTGGAAGCTTGCAAAGGTTTTATCGGCTTTTCATTTGCTTTAAGTCACAAAAAGATTCTTGGAAACAAACATGTAGGCCTATTATAGGAATTGATGGTGCATTCCTCAAATGGGATATAAAGGGACATCTATTGGCTGCGACTGGGAGAGATGGAGATAATAGAATTGTACCAATCGCATGGGCAGTTGTAGAGATACAGAATGATGACAATTGGGACTGGTTTGTGAGGCAACTCTCTGAATCTTTGGATCTTCAAGATGGAAGAAGTGTAGCAATCATCTCAGACAAACAATCGGTGAGTACACTAActcttttggtttatttgtttcaagaaTCAAACTCTTCTCACATGTTAGGTTTATTCTTATCAATGATTTTCAGGGTTTAGGTAAAGCAATCCACACTGTCATCCCACAAGCTGAGCATAGACAATATGCTAGACACATC
It encodes the following:
- a CDS encoding Homeodomain-like superfamily protein (Homeodomain-like superfamily protein; FUNCTIONS IN: DNA binding, sequence-specific DNA binding transcription factor activity; INVOLVED IN: regulation of transcription, DNA-dependent, regulation of transcription; LOCATED IN: chloroplast; EXPRESSED IN: male gametophyte, pollen tube; EXPRESSED DURING: M germinated pollen stage; CONTAINS InterPro DOMAIN/s: SANT, DNA-binding (InterPro:IPR001005), Homeodomain-like (InterPro:IPR009057), Myb, DNA-binding (InterPro:IPR014778), HTH transcriptional regulator, Myb-type, DNA-binding (InterPro:IPR017930), Homeodomain-related (InterPro:IPR012287), Myb transcription factor (InterPro:IPR015495); BEST Arabidopsis thaliana protein match is: myb domain protein 3r-5 (TAIR:AT5G02320.2); Has 3753 Blast hits to 3002 proteins in 286 species: Archae - 0; Bacteria - 0; Metazoa - 850; Fungi - 374; Plants - 1226; Viruses - 6; Other Eukaryotes - 1297 (source: NCBI BLink).); its protein translation is MSSSSNPPVCSPEKEERSEMKIEIQCMENKQPLAASCSSASEGSGCFFLKSPEIATPATVSSFPRRTSGPMRRAKGGWTPEEDETLRRAVEKYKGKRWKKIAEFFPERTQVQCLHRWQKVLNPELVKGPWTQEVLLSFSCSETFFGFHFT
- a CDS encoding Homeodomain-like superfamily protein (Homeodomain-like superfamily protein; FUNCTIONS IN: DNA binding, sequence-specific DNA binding transcription factor activity; INVOLVED IN: regulation of transcription, DNA-dependent, regulation of transcription; LOCATED IN: endomembrane system; EXPRESSED IN: male gametophyte, pollen tube; EXPRESSED DURING: M germinated pollen stage; CONTAINS InterPro DOMAIN/s: SANT, DNA-binding (InterPro:IPR001005), Homeodomain-like (InterPro:IPR009057), Myb, DNA-binding (InterPro:IPR014778), HTH transcriptional regulator, Myb-type, DNA-binding (InterPro:IPR017930), Homeodomain-related (InterPro:IPR012287), Myb transcription factor (InterPro:IPR015495); BEST Arabidopsis thaliana protein match is: myb domain protein 3r-5 (TAIR:AT5G02320.2); Has 3768 Blast hits to 2967 proteins in 284 species: Archae - 0; Bacteria - 0; Metazoa - 842; Fungi - 369; Plants - 1265; Viruses - 6; Other Eukaryotes - 1286 (source: NCBI BLink).), whose translation is MKLIDWKDCALMTYTELILGFCNVLMLICRRTSGPMRRAKGGWTPEEDETLRRAVEKYKGKRWKKIAEFFPERTQVQCLHRWQKVLNPELVKGPWTQEVLLSFSCSETFFGFHFT